From Xiphophorus maculatus strain JP 163 A chromosome 12, X_maculatus-5.0-male, whole genome shotgun sequence, the proteins below share one genomic window:
- the pcna gene encoding proliferating cell nuclear antigen, protein MFEARLVQGSILKKVLEALKDLITEACWDVSSSGISLQSMDSSHVSLVQLTLRHDGFDSYRCDRNLAMGVNLSSMSKILKCAGNEDIITLRAEDNADTLALVFETLNQEKVSDYEMKLMDLDVEQLGIPEQEYSCVVKMPSGEFARICRDLSQIGDAVMISCAKDGVKFSASGELGTGNIKLSQTSNVDKEDEAVTIEMNEPVQLIFALNYLNFFTKATPLSKTVTLSMSADIPLVVEYKIADMGHIKYYLAPKIDEEAS, encoded by the exons ATGTTCGAGGCTCGCTTGGTCCAGGGCTCCATCCTGAAGAAGGTTCTGGAGGCGCTGAAAGACTTGATCACAGAGGCCTGTTGGGATGTCAGCTCGTCCGGCATCTCCCTCCAGAGCATGGACTCGTCGCACGTCTCCCTGGTGCAGCTCACCCTGCGGCATGATGGCTTCGACTCTTACCGCTGCGACAGAAACTTGGCGATGGGGGTCAACCTCAGCAG TATGTCAAAGATCCTGAAGTGTGCAGGAAACGAGGACATCATCACCCTCAGAGCAGAAGACAACGCAGACACGCTCGCTCTCGTTTTCGAAACCCTCA ATCAGGAGAAAGTCTCAGATTATGAGATGAAGCTGATGGACTTGGATGTTGAGCAGCTTGGTATTCCA GAGCAGGAGTACAGCTGTGTGGTGAAGATGCCCTCTGGAGAGTTTGCCCGTATCTGCCGCGACCTGTCCCAGATCGGCGACGCCGTCATGATCTCCTGCGCCAAAGACGGCGTGAAGTTCTCTGCCTCCGGAGAGCTGGGTACCGGAAACATCAAGCTGTCCCAGACCAGCAATGTGGACAAAGAGGATGAGGCT gTCACAATTGAGATGAATGAGCCGGTCCAACTGATCTTTGCCCTGAATTACCTGAACTTCTTCACAAAGGCCACACCGCTGTCCAAAACCGTCACCCTCAGTATGTCTGCTGACATTCCCCTCG TGGTCGAGTATAAGATCGCCGATATGGGACACATCAAGTACTACCTGGCCCCGAAGATCGACGAAGAGGCTTCCTAA